The sequence below is a genomic window from Lycium ferocissimum isolate CSIRO_LF1 chromosome 9, AGI_CSIRO_Lferr_CH_V1, whole genome shotgun sequence.
ATGCGATTCTGATCTTGAGGTAAGGTTTAGTAAAACAGGCTGTGTCATAGAGGACTCCTCTGGGATAAAAATTCTTCCTGGAAGCAGAAACAAAAATGTGTATACTCTGGACTCTGTCAAAAATCCTACAGGTCATATATGTCTGGCTTCAATGGGTGAAGATCCGTGGATGTGGCACAAGAAGCTTGGTCATGCAAGTATGCGCCTAATTCAGAAACTGGCGAGACTTGATCTTGTAATAGGATTGCCAAAACTCAATTACACCAAAGATCATATATGCGATTCGTGTCAAAAAGGTAAACAAACTAGAAACTCCTTCAATTCTAAAGATATTATGTCTACATCTAAACCTTTGCAGCTGCTTCATATGGATCTTGTTGGTCCTACTAGAACTGCTAGCATTGGAGGAAAAAGTTCAGCGTGAGAAAGGATATTACATCACCTCCATTCGAAGTGATCACGGGGGAGAATTTAAAAACAAAGCTTTTGAAGAATCTGCAATGACCAAGGATACACACACAATTTCTCCTCACCTCGATCTCCGCAACAAAATGGTGTGGTTAAACGGAAGAACAGAACCCTTCAGGATATGGCAAGAACAATGATCGTAGAAACAAACTTACCACATCACTTTTGGGTGAAGCAGTAAGTACAAAGTGTGTCATATTCTAAACCGATGTCTAATTAGACCAATTCTCAAGAAAGCTGAGATGAGCTCGGGTCGGTAAGAAACCGAATGTTAGTTACTTTCATCCTTTTGGATGTAAGTGTTTTGTTCACAATAATGGAAAGGAAAACCTTGGTAAGTTTGATCCTCGCCGTTGATGAAGGTATATTTCTTGGCTATTCACCCACTAGTAGATCCTATAGAATTTATAATAAACGTACTTTATCTATTGAAGAGTCTATTCATGTCGTATTTGATGATACTAATCCCATGGCCGAGACAAGAAAAATTGCAGATGAAGAAGACAGTCAAATATCTACTGCGGTGGCTACAGGACCCACTGAAGAAAAGGCATCCTATGAGTCGACTTCTGAAACACCTCAGTCGACTGATGTTACTATTGGAGCAATCCCAAATGAATGGAGAAGCGAACCTGACTATCCAAAGAAATTTGTTATTGGAGACATCAGTGAAGGGATGAAAACTAGAGCATCAAGTAAGAACAATGTAAATCTGGCTCTTATCTCTCAATATGAACCCAAGAAAATTGGTGACAccttaaaagatgaatattggGTAAAAGCTATGAAAGAGGAACTTGAACAGTTTGAAAAGAACAAGGTATGGAGTCTAGTTCCCAAACCTGAAGATGCATCAATCGTGGGCACAAAGTGGGTATAAGTTAAATGAGGCCGGGCAAGTAGTTCGAAACAAAGCCCGACTCATTGCTCAAGGATACTCACAACAGGAAGGAGTTGACTATGATGAAACATTTTCTCGTTGTTGCGTGTTAGAATCCATTAGAATTTTGCTTGCATATGCCtcttttaagaaattcaaactCTTTCAATTGGAtgtcaaaagtgcttttctaaATGGGTTCATTGAAGAAGTATATGTCAAACAACCACCaggttttgaaaatccaaaatttccCTATCACGTTTTTAAATTAACTAAGGCTTTATATGGTCTTAAACAAGCTCCACGGGCATGGTATGATCGTTTGAGCTCCTTCTTGGTAAGTCACGGTTTTATCAGAGGAAAGATCGATACAACCCTTTTTATTAAAAGATCTTCTTTAGGAAATCTTATTATAcaaatttatgttgatgatattatttttggaagCTTTAACCCCTCTATGTGCAAAGAATTCTCTGATCTTATGCAAAGCGAGTTCGAAATGAGTATGATGggagaattaaaattctttttggGCCTACAAATTCATCAAATCGACGGTGGAATATTTATCGCAAGCAAAGTATGCCAAGGAACTTGTTCAAAATTTTGGAATGTCGACTCAAAAGCTATGGGAACTCCAATGAGTCCTACTTGTACTCTTGATAAGGATGAGGGCAGAAAACTGTTGATGAAACTAAGTATCGCGAAAGTATAATTGGCTCATTGTTTTTTACCTAACCGCGGCCGACCGTATATTATGTTTAGTGTGTGCAAAGCGCTAGATTTCAAGCTGCTCCAAAGGAATCTCATCTTACTGTTGTCAAACGTATCATTAGATACCTTCATGGCACAACTAATTATGGTTTATGGTATCCTAACACAAATGATTTTACACTTGAAGGTTTTTCGACGATGCCGACTTTCATGTGATAAAGATGATAGAAAAAGTACCATGGTACTTGCCGGCTTCTAGGAAAATCCCTTATTTCCGGAATAGCAAAAACAGGGATCCGTCTCTCTATCTACCACCGAGGCCGAATATATTCGTTGGTCAATCTGCCGCACACGCCTAATTTGGATGTCTTATCAATTAagtgattatgacttgttttttaAACCTATCAAAATTTTTTCGTGATAATTCGAGTGCTATCGTCCGTCCAAAAATCCTGTGCATCATTCTAGGGCCAAGCATATAGATATTAAGCATCATTTTATCCGAAATCATGTGGCTCAGGGAGATTTTGAAATCACTTTTGTACACACTGAAAACCACTTTTGCTGATATTTTTACTAACCTCTACTTGAAGAACGTTTCTGCATGCTAAGAAGATCCTTGGGGATTATTGATAAATctgtctaatttttttttgccataaTTTTCGGCTAATAAATCCCTTGCCATAAATTGCATGCCCATCCCAATTCTCGCCATCCCATCTTCCCATAACCGCCCCATTTTCCCATAATTACCTTTCCTTTTTACTTTCCCCATAAAACCCTCCTTTTCACCCGTCTTCCCATAAACCCCTTTTCATCTTCTTTCCCttgttcatcttcttctccatTTGTCTCTCTACTCTCGTCTCTTCCATGGCTAAAACTGCGAAAATCCCTCTTCTTTCCACACGCCAAAGCTCCAGACTCAAGGACGTCGGTAAGAGTCTCTCTCCTGCCCCTCATGACTCCATAACCTCCGGTGAATCCTCCTCCTCTGACGCCTCCGACTCTATTCCCATTTGTAATCTTGGAAAGCGTGCTTTTGCTGACGCTACGTTCTCCACCTCCTCCAAGAAACCCAAAATCGTTACTGATAAGCCCCTCGATcttcgaaaaaaaatttgggatgaCCACCATCAAGAAATCTTCTCGTCTCTTGAAGACAAAACCATCGTCTCTGGTAGGATTGTTGATCTTGACCATATGCTTTCTCTATGTTGTAAAGTAAAACCGTTATTTGTCTATCAAGGTTGGGaaaattttttcaaaacccCCCCTCATGTGTATGACACCCCTGTTCATATGTTTTATGCTAATCTTCGGTCCTCTAAGGTCAATGAACTCGAAACCATGGTTCTTGGCACCCACATTGTGCTAAATTGCTCTGTCCTTGACTCTATTCTTCGTTGCACCTGTTCTGGTTTTTCCGAACTACCCAAAAATTCCTGGCCTGAATCTCTTGAGGTGTCTTTCGATGATGTCAAGAAATCCCTTTCCAATTCCACCTCTGTTCCTGCTCAAATTGGTCCATCCAACATCTTTTTTGAAGCTCGTGTCTTTGGCCCATATGGTTGCTACTACTGTTGTACCTCGTGCTGGGTCCTAATCCACTATTTCCCATCGTGATGCTATCTTTGCCTTTTGTCTTCTctccaaaaagaaaatcaatttgtcCTCTGTCATTATCAATTACATGATTGAGTGTGCTTCAAATCCTTCTAGTCTTCCTTATGGTATGCTCATCTCTCGCATACTTGAAGTCCACAAAATTGACTTAGTCGACTATCCCATTACTCTGGTGAAGCGTGTTGTTACAACTCTAGGGCGTTTGGTAGCATGGGGTATGTTTTGAGCAATGATTCTTGGGTGCTCAAAGACGTCTATGAGGCATCTCAGCCTGGTCCTTCCACCAAGGTGAAAAAGTCAGACACTTCTGCTATCTCTTCCGAATGCTATGCCGAACTTCTCGCCAAACTCTCCTCCATGGATGACAAAATTGAGTCCATCAAAGACTTAATGGCATCCACCTTGTTTCAAATCGAGAAGATTCGTGACACGATTAAGGAGGCGGTGCCGATGTCTCTTTGCGGGTCAAACCGGATGCTATTGTCAAGGAAGCGGTCAAACTGTCCGCCAAGCTTTAAGCCGTTGTTAGCGCCATGCTCGAGCGTCTCCACCGCTCCGTTGACCGAAATGAAGGATGCTATTGTCAACACATTAGCCTATTTCCTTCGTCGTCCAGTCTTCCGCCGCCAAGAATAGTTTTTATAAATGTGCTTATTTGGTCTGTTTAAACAATGTTTTTTTGGGCCCTATGTTTTGGGACTTCTGTTTGGATGCTGTGTTTTTTTAAACCCCTTTGTGTTGTTTAGTTTTGCATTCTATCCATCCTTTCTACATGTGCTTGCTGTTTccttgcttttatttttttgagtgaTGCCAAAGGGGGAGAACTATGCAGTCAACTATTCAGGGGGAGCCTACAAAGACTAGTCGACTAGTCAGGGGGAGCTTTCACCTATTCAGGGGGAGCTTCCGCTACAGGGAAGTTGACTACGTATTACTTAAAATTGTCATCCTCAAAAAGGAGGAGATTGTTAGGgtcaagtttttatgatgacaattttacttgtgTAGGTGAATTGCACAAGGATTAATACAAGCCCACAAATCAGCCCCAACAAGATGGAAGCCCACAAAACAGCTCCAACGAGCTGGGCTCACTCAAGTGGAGCCTTCTTAACCCTAATGGAATAACGGCTCACACCCAGCTATACCAAATCATTCAAGAAAGGAAACGATACCTTCAGCATTATTTTCAAGTGTTCCAACGAAGGAAAGGGCATCTCCAACATTAAAAGGCAGATCTCGTGAAGTGTAACAATCTTATGATTGACAATGCTGCCTCAACGCACAAGGAAAGCAGCAACAGCTCCAgccttattcttggaaatagaATCGATAATTTCTAGGATTCACAttgcaacccaaggggactggactaggattcacattgaatctgaaccagtataaaaCTTCTGGTGTCATTTACCTTCTGCATTTTACGCTTTGTGTTTTTTGAGCAAGCAGTCGACTACTGGTTTAATCTAGTCGACTACCAGAACGAAAAatttacaattcacccccccccccccttcttgCACTTTCAATTTTCACTGGTCCAGCAATTACTCTTGACTTGTTCCCTGTAGTATACAATAGCCCGACAAGGTCGTGTGACCTGAACAACATCGGACTAGCCGTTGAGTCCAAAGCTACAccacaataaataaaaaaaaaaacaaaaaaaaaaaaaacattccttCAATAAATAATACTCTATTTTTTAGAGAATAAGTTGTagacttaaaatatttttctttgtctCAACTCTCCCTTTCACTACACTAACCTCAAACTAAAACCACCATACAATATTCTTTTTCATCTACGACATAATTCTTCTTATCCACTTCTTATCCATACAAACTAAAGAAGAAAGCATCCTTTATATAGGTATAAGATTTCTTCCATATAGTAAATGCCAAGATTGTGAATAATAATTTGAGGTGAAGTGGGTAATTAGTAAGAGAAAAATGGGAAGAAGATGTCATAGTGGTTACATGAATAAATGACCactttcttcaatttatgtCCACTAATATATCAtgcactttaatattttaattttaatattaaatgcACATATAACTCCAACACCATATGTGTCAACAACGGGATGCTGCTTTATTTGGAATATCAATAATTGGAACTAGTTTAGGCGGCATGCAGTATCAATTTCCAAGAACCCGTAAGTCTAAGGTAGAAATAACAGTAGAAGTTGTGTCTTCTAATTGGTTGAATCCAAGTACGGTTTAGTAATAAAATATGAGGTTGAGTTCGGCAGTAAGGGTGTGGATTCTTTGGGTTAAATGATAATGTGAACTTCAATGGGTGGGTTACCCTTATTGTTGTGTTTTCTTCTTAGATCTCATGACAAATTAACGGTAGTTTGATCAAGTGTAGTTGAATTAGTTAGCTTAAATTGAAGGTCGAGGTGAGTGGTGACTTGACCCTTGACTTGTTTTTATCATCGACATGatttaaatcttttttatttttcatctatGAATACTTTGAGAAACAAAGCCTGGACAAATGGCTTCACAGAAAGAAAAGAGCAATATCACCAGGTCAAATTAGTACCCCGGCCCTGGATTGGCAAAAGAGATTAAAAATAGCCACTGCTGCAGCTCAAGGACTATGCTGTATGCACCATGATTGTACTCGAACCATCATTCATAGAGACATTAAGTCCAGCAATATCCTTCTGGACTCAGAATTCAATGCAAAAATAGCAGATTTCGGACTAGCAAAAATACTAGCCAGGCGGGATGACAATCCTGAGACAGCTTCTGCTATTGCTGGAACTTTTGGTTACATTGCACCAGGTGCATTACAGTTCAAGTCTCTATTTTCACctcttgaaattttttaaatgaagTTATCCAATTCTAAtatattaatttgatatttggTTAACAGAGTATGCCTCGACATTCAAAGTGAATGTAAAGACTGATATCTATAGCTTCTGAGTGGTGCCATTAGAATTGACAACAGGGAGAGAACCCATTCTCAGAGAGGACCAAATGAATCTAGCACAATGGGCTCAAAAGTGTCACAGAGAGGGGAATTCCGAGGCCCTCGATGAAGAAGTCATGGAAACAAGTAATTTGGAACAAATGAGAGGTGTTTTTAAACTCGTGCTGATGTGTACTGGAGCATCACCATCTGGCAGGCCGTCAATGAAGGAGGTCTGCAACATTCTTCAAAGCTTTAGAGACCCCATATTTTGAGAGTATAGAATGTATAGTCTTACATAGTTGTAATTTTTTAACTCAATGAGAAAGTCATGTTGTAACGATTTCTTCCAGCAATGTATATAGTAATAGTCAATGCTTTCTCAACATTCAACTTCACCAATACTAAGGAAACTGTCATTGTAATTTTTTGTAAAGCCTTCTCATGATACGTGGGGATAATCTTGTAGGAAGTCAGTTCTGTTAGTTAAGTTGAATGGTATCTCCCATTCTGGAAAGGGATGGAAGGGCTAGTTGGCCTTTTGTTGTTGtaaccagtgttttaaaaggcagtttTGGGACGCGCCTCGGGACCCGCCCTAGGGCGGGGCACTGGCGAAACGCATCGAAGCTCTCATGTGGGGCTAAGTTCTGTGAGGCTTATGCCTTAAGCGCCCGACTGTACGCCCTAAACACACCTAACGCCCAACGCTCAGGGCTCGCCTAacagttcttacacaaattatgtGTCAAATTTCTTAATTAACACAGTTGACCCTCATAATTCCTTAATAAATGAATGATGCTTAATAGTtttttcatctatagaaataagaagattgagTAACTCAAACAACATGTCGTAGTAatgcatatttactatttgagaacaccgtgagggtgaatatcacttagcatttcttttaaaaataaatagtgTACATCTTCACTTGTCATTGGTCAGCATGTTTTTCTCCATgtctcaaaattatcatattttattattttgctatTTGAAATCCAAAATGCTCCACCACTAACATTATGTCATGTCGAGcccaacttaacttttcacaACTATATACGAAATCCATCCTCGTACATCTTGCAACCTTATCTTGATGAgcatgtcagataccaattgttccCTTCATATAGCGGAGATTGATCCATCCAAATTCTCTTCCTCCCGCCTTCATCCCCTAGAACAATCAAGTACTCTTACCATAATCCCGTAAGAAACCTTACTTTCCCACGCCTTAACACATAAGTCGCCCCTCACGTCCTTATTATCAACTTCTCTTCTTCATTACACACGGTCACTATCCTTTCGCCAAATCCGAAGATCCTTACCAAACTTACACTCGTTCCCATACATCGACGTCTAATACACTGCCACTGCTGAATCGTGACCTTCCATGGGTACACTCGTGCCACGTAAACTATCATAATACTTTTGACGACGCTGAAACTTTCCAAACCCAATCTCGAGCAAGTCATTCTTGTTAAACCGTAGATCTTTGCGACTTTTGAGCAACCAATCGCTGAAAACATAGAGATCATGCGGTCCTCTGTATTATCACTTCCATCTTTCCATGAATATCACAAAATAAGAGTCTCAATCCCCACCCCACAGAACCGAAACTTCAAGTCATTCTTGGAAACTGAACTTGGGTCATGCTTTCGTACCAAAATAACACATCTAGTACCTTACCGTGCCACGTAGTATCAAATTGCTCGCATAAGAAATTTCGAACGAGTTCCCACCTTCCGTGGGTGATTAAGACAAGGAAATTCATATACCAAttcgaatgaagtagcacgaaaggaatgaaataattagaagtttcctaaatgtcctatagcctctcgcagataagtacggagctcatcataccgatccacaagactgtactagacatgctcttgtacttgtaagaccgggtaacctagggctctgataccaacttgtcacgacccaacttgtAGGTCAAGTGGGCACCCACGCCAatcccctggtgggcgaacccttcccttattcAACATTCAAATTAAGCATACTAAAAGAAACAGAACTTTCTGGcattctccatatcatataaagtatataagtgcggaaatatAAAAACTACCTAAGGAATCTGGTCAAGTCgcagtacaagagctactaagtAAGTGCATAAGTCTGAATAGTAGAAGTACATCAAGTCTGAACAATTCTGTCTCGAATACAAGGGATATATATCATGATAGAAAAGTTTTTCGGGTAGTGGATCGGAAAATGGATCACCTTGTAAACTCCAATTGACTGCCTCGGGAAACTCACACGCGAGGACCTGGCGTGGAATCtgtaacaaactctgcactcagaaaataatgcagcaaggtagcatcagtacaaacaacaagtactggtaagcatcataggccgactaagattagctcacGCATATAAAACACAGAATCAGACAAGATAAGCAAACAGGCACAAACATCCACACAGATCACAAATGATCAATAGCcgagtcatagcctatggtgaagcacctaaacacaagtacGCCAAGTCTTTCACTGTTTCCTCAAAATAGCCACAACACAAGTACACCTACAAATCTGATCAATAGATGTAAAATGAGATGATGGTGTATGCACTGCAACGAGATGGAtgtcaatgcaatgcaatggccaataacacgacctgtacacacatgcttcgGAAGGAATCTCGTCATCTCGGCAGTCATGACCCGCGGgtgacccatggtgtccatgtaccagtcactccgcacaaagCCCAGATGTGACTTTCATCTTTCACTTTCATAAATCCAGCCACTCCGCACAAAGCCCAAAGGTGACTTTCATCTTTCACTTTcataaattttttccaaagtCTCTTTTTCCATCAATTGTTCCATGATTCTTTTATCACACTGTTTTTCCACAACATTGCCATCAtgcatgaatgtatgaatgcaagaatgagaTATCAATGAATCAAAAGCCAATGAATATGCTATGGAGATCATAAAGCACCATAagtcataaacaagactctcataaatcacaacaaccatagAAATGGGAACAACACAGAGTTTCAATCATCATAGTGAATCTATCACCTCACATCACCCAATCATATTAATAAGTACACCACATGCCACAGTGCGTAaaataacggcgacaagcccacataatcagaagtcataccgaCCTAAGAGTATATCTATCCCAACATCATGTTCGAAAACCTAGTCATGCTTTCTCCCCTTAATTCTACGCATACAtacgtttcactaatcaaagtctaactaaggtaagctgtaacctacctcaatgccgagctgGTGCAACGAACAATCAAATGTGAGCCTTGCCCTTGCTTCTGAATAATCGAAGTCTAGTCAACATTGTAATCTAAGTTAGAAAAGGAGattaatgatacccatattgctatagaCTTATTCGAATCGAAGATTAGACTTTAAAAGAGGGcccataagggcaaaatgggaatttcaagaatgaaaatggtaatccaacgttctagaagttcaattctactttCCAATTTCTAATTTAGCTCAAgtattgatcaatttcatcattcaatgcaaaacccccaaattaggcataaaccctagcttttccttatttaatttcttaactcaaatggaagattcaagcctactaGTTACTAACTAAtgaaattccatgcttagattagaCAAATCCATTAATTAATCTCACATTTAAAGcctaaaattcaaataacaaaATTAAGGTTGAGACTCATCTTCTTCAACTAACTTTCTAGATTTCCACCaaagattcaagcttaggaaaggTAAATAATGGAAACAAGGGGGAAAAGACTTACCCCAAGAAGAATCCACTCAGAAACACTTCAAATCGCCCTTGATACActttggagaaataattttgggaatgggAAATGAAGGGTAACTTACGCATTTAATGAATCTGGAACAGTGTCTTCCGCTCCAGCTAAAGAAGTCCCGTTGCCGCGCATTCGCCTCAGCGGAATACAATCTGCTAGGGCGAATTTCTATAAAATCCACCACTTCTGCGCCGGCAGACCAAGCCTCACCGAGGCTGGTCCGCTGGGGCTCACCCAGTCTCGCTAGGGCGAGACATCAGAATCCAATAATttctggtttttcaccaagttttTCCCAAATCccgacaatcacccgagacctcccagatacaaa
It includes:
- the LOC132031596 gene encoding L-type lectin-domain containing receptor kinase V.4-like, which encodes MVLGTHIVLNCSVLDSILRCTCSGFSELPKNSWPESLEVSFDDVKKSLSNSTSVPAQIGPSNIFFEARVFGPYGCYYCCTSAFGSMGYVLSNDSWVLKDVYEASQPGPSTKVKKSDTSAISSECYAELLAKLSSMDDKIESIKDLMASTLFQIEKIRDTIKEAVPILDKWLHRKKRAISPGQISTPALDWQKRLKIATAAAQGLCCMHHDCTRTIIHRDIKSSNILLDSEFNAKIADFGLAKILARRDDNPETASAIAGTFGYIAPELTTGREPILREDQMNLAQWAQKCHREGNSEALDEEVMETSNLEQMRGVFKLVLMCTGASPSGRPSMKEVCNILQSFRDPIF